The Oncorhynchus mykiss isolate Arlee chromosome 27, USDA_OmykA_1.1, whole genome shotgun sequence sequence cctgacatttaatcctagtaaaaatcccctgtcttaggtcagttaggatcaccactttattttaagaatgtgaaatgtcagaataatagaagagagaatgatttatttcagctttattttttTCATAACAGTCcaagtgggtaagaagtttacagacactcaattagtatttggtagcattgccttaaacaatttaaacttgggtcaaatgtttcgggtagccttccacaagcttcccacaataagttgggtgaattttggcccattcctcctgacagctggtgtgaATGAGTCAgctttctaggcctccttgctcgcacatgctttttcagttgtgcccacaaatcttctatacgattgaggtcagggcttggtgatggccactccaataccttggctttgttgtcctgaagccattttgccacaactaactttggaagtatgcttggggttattgtccatttggaagacacatttgtgaccaagctttaccttcctgactgatgtcttgagattttgcatactattgtttgtacagatgaacgtggtaccttcaggcatttggaaattgctcccaaggatgaaccaggcttatggaggtctacaatttgttttctgaggtcttggctgatttcttttgattttcccatgatgtcaagcaaagaggcactgagtttgaagctaTGCCTTGAAataatacatccacaggttcacctattgactcaaagtatgtcaatcagaatcttctaaagccatgacatcatttactggaattttccaagctgtttaaaggcacagtcaacttagtgcatgtaaacttctgacccactggaattgtgatacagtgaattataagtgaaataatctaagtaattgttggaaaaattacttgtgtcatgcacaaagtagatgtcccaactgacttgccaaaactatagtataCTGTATAGCTTTAATGAATCGGCCATTATAAAtgctttataaaaataaaaaaattaaatgataaatgtttacaaataatGAAATACGTATTTGTAGTTAGGATTAGTCTTTTTTTGTGTGCTTATTCATTAAAGTTATGAAGTGTTATACTCTTCAGTTTAGATCGATACTAACCTCGTCGAGAGCCTCTCCTGACTTGCGCATGTTCTGAACCATGTAGTTGTTGATGGCTTTGCCATCGTCTGCGGCACAGAGGTCCATAACCAGGAAGCCATTCTCCTCCCAGGCATTGATCTGGTGGAACGTGGATAGGGCTTTGGCGTGATACTTGACTGAGTAGAGCTGGAAGAGAATAATGGAAGTCAGTCATCAGAAATGAAGCGTGTAACTTACAAGTAATTACTGTTGGCTTAGTATCCTTTGTTGTCTCGTTCCTGGCTTGTGTCTTACCAAAACTTTCTAAACTAATTGAGAGACTCCAAGAGTTCCAGGGATTTCTATACCAAGGTCTTACCTTGCCTGCTTGCTTGTTAATCAAATGAAAGATGGTCTCAAGTTTAGGGTCCCAGTAGACCCCATCGCTGATACCCTTTCCTCTCAGCTTGCCTGTAACAATCTTCAAGAGGTCCATTTTTATAGGCTGCTCAATAAACACCACGTAATTCTCCGACATTGCTGAAATCGAATGAGCAGTATATCAATTGCCACTCTTTTGGAGTTGAGTCAGATCAAATCAGTATTGATAGATCATTGCTGTGCATTCTGATTAACAAAAGGATGAAACATGACCATTTTGGTTTGAACATGGTTGTGTGAGTGAGCAATCTACTCGTGAGGGTTTACATGAAAGGCTgtttacatttaaatgtgtcaTTAGCTCCACATTAGCCTGTGGAGGCTTTGTGTGGTCTGCTCACCAAAGCTGTGGTAGTATGAAGGTCTTGCCTTGTCCACTGAGGGAATAGAACAGACCACAGTAGCTCCCTCCAGGGTTTCCTCTGGGTTTTCTGGCGTTGTCTTTGTCGGAGGCACGCGGATTATATTGTAAATTGCACCTGATAAAAATACAGGTTTTATTTGGAACGTGGAAAGCTTAACCTTTGGCCATTTTTTTTGCAGGCAAATTTCAGGTTTGTGTTTTGTCATTCTTAATGAAGGTGGTTAATGAATGGGCAGGGGCTTGTTCCTTACTTACCTTTAGCAGAGTAAGAATTCCCCATGTTGTATGTTGTACCATCAGGGTCTGTGTGGGGGTGGGCAGTGGCTCCATTGACAGCGATGAATTTGCTCCAGTCCACCTGTTGAGAGCAGCAACAACAATGAAATGTCTTAATAGCCCTTCAGTCATGCTGTCCTATAATGCAATAGGTATCTTTTTTAATATTTCAACCAAAACATTTGGCTATTTGTTTAGACTGAATGAAACCCTTTGTGTATAAAGGCTACTGTTGGTAGTATGTAGGAAAAGAAAAAGCGGCCTACCTTTTCCTTTGTTTCAAGTGTCTCAGGGTCCACCTTGTGCATGAAGTTAGTCTCCGTGCTCACGTAGTAATTACCTTTGTACGTCACAAAGCTCACATTGTCATTATCTGACGCTTCTGTGGACCAAAGACAGTTTTCATTTGATTAGTACCATGCAAATCAATTCTCTGTCATATATTTAACACTCTTTTACCTCAAACTCTTGAACTGCAGACTTGAACTGTAAACTCACTTGGCAGTTCGAACCGGGACAGAAAGCGCTGGAAGAAGTTCTTGCAGGGGTCTGGCATGGCCACAGTCCCGAATTCAGACACAACAATACGGCTGTTCTCACTGTTAGCCGTGTAGCAGTCACTGCCCAGGAAGCGGCTCTTGTAGGTCACCTGACCCCCTGCGATTTTGAACTGATGCAGGAGGGCCATTCCATCAAACCAGTGGTTGAATCTGAGAAGCAGAAGAAATAGTTAATGTAGTACTTTGACTTGGTGAGACTTACAGTAAATCATTCCTTATATGTAGAAATAGTCATTTACACCTCATCTGATTCTGGTCAAACATATATAGCTTGTTAAAATATACTCACTTATTATTACCAATCTCAAACTTTCCTGGTCCGTTTCTGAGGAAATTGCCACTAATCCACTCTGGGATAGTTCCACTGATCTTAGTGCTGATGGCCTCTGGGGTCTCATCCACAGACGCCACGATCTTCTCAATGCATGGCAGGCCGTGCACGTCTGTGTAATGATGATCCTTATTCTTCTTTTTCAGGTCTGCAAGGACAAAGTCCAGACAATATTATTACCCCAAAACATCTGAAGAcctacaaagcaaaaacagcagATAGATATTAAAGCAGAACTAGAAATTGTATTAAAGGAGCTTGTGAGGATTAATAAGCCTAAAATAAATGActcttttagatttttttattttacaaagtGAATAGTCAATAGTCAAGATGAGATGAAAATAAATTACGCAATATACAGTCTGGCTACAAAACGTTTTAACCCTCATTGGAGAACATCAACTTACCTGTATTTCTTGGAGGTGACATGGTTGTCAGGATTGAGAATGTCTGTGGCGGTCTTGCTTGATGGGAGGGCAAGTGATAGGACTCTTCTCATGTGAAGCTCCTGTGTGCTGCTTAGTGTAACAGGCTGAGCTTTTATACTATCACTGGAGCGCAACCCTTTAGACCACGTGGTGGTTCTTACATAAGTCTCTGCAGAACAGGTCTGTAAGCATAGGCGTGAGAAGTAGGGGTGCTGCCACACGCCCTGAAAAGtctaaacaaaaaaatatttaggaataagaaatgtaatttaaaaaatctCACAAAGTGGCGCACTGGGCGTTTACTAGTCCTATATTTCCCTGTCAGTGAAAAAACTGCAGCACTCCCAATCCCAAACATCTTCGGCTGCGGTCAAAAAATAACTCTGATAACCCAATCAGGGGGGTGATCTCTGGATCGGCTCCAGAAGTTGTAAACTAACACAGCAGGAGCTACACTGTATAAAACATGATATTTTGGAATGTGTTCATTAGCTGTGTGTAT is a genomic window containing:
- the LOC110507165 gene encoding beta,beta-carotene 9',10'-oxygenase, which codes for MSPPRNTDLKKKNKDHHYTDVHGLPCIEKIVASVDETPEAISTKISGTIPEWISGNFLRNGPGKFEIGNNKFNHWFDGMALLHQFKIAGGQVTYKSRFLGSDCYTANSENSRIVVSEFGTVAMPDPCKNFFQRFLSRFELPKASDNDNVSFVTYKGNYYVSTETNFMHKVDPETLETKEKVDWSKFIAVNGATAHPHTDPDGTTYNMGNSYSAKGAIYNIIRVPPTKTTPENPEETLEGATVVCSIPSVDKARPSYYHSFAMSENYVVFIEQPIKMDLLKIVTGKLRGKGISDGVYWDPKLETIFHLINKQAGKLYSVKYHAKALSTFHQINAWEENGFLVMDLCAADDGKAINNYMVQNMRKSGEALDEVYNTMCRVFPRRFVLPLNVDMETPCGQNLNTRPDSTATATKTAKDKVFCTHEDLHDEELHKYGGLEFPQINYAKYNTKPYRYFYGCGFRHLVGDTLIKMDLQGKRMKVWEHPGLYPSEPVFIPLPGATEEDEGVIMSVVITPNKDKSTFLLVLDAKTFKELGRAEVPVNIPYGFHGTFNSTMTHRRLLSEKKLGGPSE